In Sphingomonas sp. SORGH_AS_0950, the following are encoded in one genomic region:
- a CDS encoding aldehyde dehydrogenase family protein yields the protein MTNDRAGQFYVDGAWCEPATPAPAIPVTNPATESLIGTIAAGSAADVDRAVAAAARAFPAFAVSPVAERIALLGRIAALLEERAEAFAQAIATEMGAAIGFARASHVPFAIAHVRAQMEVLADYRFERPAAGFTLCKEAIGVCALITPWNWPLYQITAKVAPAIAAGCTVVLKPSELSPYSALLFADVMHDAGTPAGVFNLIGGTGEAVGAALAAHPDVAMISITGSTRAGVLVAQAAAVSVKRVVQELGGKSPNILLPDADFAQAVPRGVMAGMRNVGQSCSAPTRMLVPAARLAEVELLAVSAAAEWRVGPPDDIATTMGPIANAAQYARVLDMIAAGQADGARLIAGGPGRPAGLDRGFYVQPTIFSGVTRDMRIAREEIFGPVLCIMPYESEDEAVAIANDTVYGLGAHVQSTDPVRAKAIARRIRSGQVHINYPAWTAHAPFGGYKQSGNGREYGVHGFEEYLETKAILA from the coding sequence ATGACGAACGACAGAGCGGGACAATTCTATGTCGATGGCGCGTGGTGTGAGCCGGCGACGCCCGCACCCGCAATTCCCGTCACCAACCCGGCGACCGAGAGCCTGATCGGCACCATCGCAGCAGGGTCTGCCGCCGATGTCGACCGGGCGGTCGCCGCCGCCGCCCGCGCCTTTCCTGCTTTTGCGGTCAGTCCGGTCGCGGAACGCATCGCCCTGCTCGGCCGGATCGCCGCTCTGCTGGAAGAACGCGCCGAGGCCTTTGCCCAGGCGATTGCGACCGAAATGGGGGCCGCCATCGGATTTGCCCGCGCGTCGCATGTGCCCTTCGCCATCGCGCATGTCCGCGCTCAGATGGAGGTACTGGCGGACTATCGCTTCGAGCGGCCGGCGGCGGGCTTCACCTTGTGCAAGGAAGCGATCGGCGTCTGCGCGCTCATCACGCCGTGGAACTGGCCGCTCTACCAGATCACGGCCAAGGTCGCGCCCGCTATCGCCGCGGGATGTACGGTCGTCCTGAAGCCCAGCGAATTATCACCCTATAGCGCGCTGTTGTTTGCAGACGTGATGCACGATGCGGGTACGCCCGCGGGCGTTTTCAATCTGATCGGTGGAACCGGCGAGGCCGTCGGCGCGGCACTGGCGGCGCATCCCGACGTCGCGATGATCTCGATCACCGGCTCGACCCGCGCAGGGGTGCTGGTCGCACAGGCGGCGGCGGTAAGCGTGAAGCGCGTCGTGCAGGAATTGGGTGGAAAGTCACCCAATATCCTGCTGCCCGACGCCGACTTCGCGCAGGCCGTTCCGCGTGGCGTGATGGCCGGAATGCGCAATGTCGGCCAGTCGTGCAGCGCGCCGACCAGGATGTTGGTCCCCGCCGCGCGGCTGGCCGAGGTCGAGCTTCTGGCGGTAAGCGCGGCCGCCGAATGGCGCGTAGGCCCGCCCGATGACATAGCGACGACCATGGGCCCTATCGCCAATGCCGCGCAATACGCCCGCGTGCTGGACATGATCGCGGCCGGCCAGGCGGACGGCGCGCGGTTGATCGCGGGTGGCCCCGGCCGTCCCGCCGGGCTCGACCGGGGTTTCTACGTGCAGCCGACGATCTTCTCGGGCGTCACCCGCGACATGCGCATCGCCCGCGAGGAGATTTTCGGACCAGTGCTGTGCATCATGCCTTATGAAAGCGAGGATGAGGCGGTGGCGATCGCCAACGACACGGTCTACGGCTTGGGAGCGCATGTCCAGTCGACCGACCCGGTCCGCGCCAAGGCCATCGCTCGGCGCATCCGATCCGGACAGGTTCATATCAACTACCCCGCCTGGACCGCGCATGCGCCCTTTGGCGGCTACAAACAGTCGGGCAACGGCCGCGAATATGGGGTGCATGGCTTCGAGGAATATCTCGAAACCAAGGCGATCCTGGCCTGA
- a CDS encoding TonB-dependent receptor, with the protein MPKTLLALLTSSALVPLAASPAAAQDRSAQAQADAAPENDASADIVVTGYRAALGSAQEIKRNSASIVDAIVSNDIGKLPDNNAAEAIARVTGVTVQRYNDEAGVILVRGLPDVATTFNGREFFSAEDRVLHLQDFPAGVAAGIEVYKSGTSDLIEPGLAGLVNLRSRRPFDVKDTEIAGELRASYNDQARAFDPAGNLLLTKRWDTPIGEVGALINVSYVRTTYRNADRYADSAIISPRGFGANDAADDLTVTTPGVGMDFRFPANAGNFYEKGVRHRPAVNGTIQWRPTSDLEVFAEGLWQAYRGQVLRDAFNVNFERRDANGVAPTLSNVVLVPGEPDKAASFTKTGGYVPEFYRSTQNDRTDTWQAAAGFKWTTGRATLSGDFAYTNSKYQASEYSLDAQLASAPTINVDWDVRGSAVFDLGGYAIDNPANSRWRGYYQRDLVTKGDGVQGRIDLDLETDWGWLPRLQFGFRASDRNAYSQNNNRYAYTAGLNIPLDSLPTGALGLITDGFRDDPQRFKNWLAPSRDAIRDNAEALRLLALQSVQRATLLFPSDNGIREAVTKFATAEIPFDPLGGFTASEASYAAYGQGKFDYDLGGVRIDGTVGARIVNTDGTYRGFSRVQAADGTVGIVPSVTRQNYVDVLPSAIARIRFSNEWQIRLGYTQTRTRPGFGQLNPSINITRNSPGPDGTPPVFDASGSGGNPDLRPLTSKNYDASLEWYFSKNGSASVAAFYRDLNGFIGYYTQVVTDPIYGRVQLNRPENAGDGRIKGIEASLQTFFDFLPGALSGFGVQGNVTYLDGTNQLPRVLGEGDRQVEITGLSKWAYNLTAFYEKSGISARLSYNWRSRYVTSYNRNINEDQYAGELVRPVSRLDFSASYDAFRNISLVANVSNILAQPFKNYRFYNETQFFGRDLRVEGRYFSLGVRFKM; encoded by the coding sequence ATGCCGAAGACCTTGCTCGCCCTGCTGACATCCAGTGCGCTGGTGCCGCTTGCCGCCAGTCCCGCCGCCGCACAGGACAGGAGCGCCCAGGCGCAGGCCGATGCCGCGCCCGAAAACGATGCCAGCGCCGATATCGTCGTCACCGGCTATCGCGCCGCACTGGGATCGGCGCAGGAGATCAAGCGCAACTCCGCATCGATCGTCGATGCGATCGTATCGAACGACATCGGCAAGCTGCCCGACAACAATGCCGCCGAAGCGATTGCGCGCGTCACGGGCGTCACCGTCCAGCGCTATAACGACGAAGCCGGGGTGATCCTGGTACGCGGCCTGCCCGATGTCGCGACCACCTTCAACGGCCGCGAATTCTTCTCGGCCGAGGACCGGGTGCTGCACCTTCAGGATTTTCCGGCGGGCGTCGCGGCGGGGATCGAGGTCTATAAATCGGGCACGTCCGACCTCATTGAACCGGGGCTTGCCGGGCTGGTCAATCTGCGATCCCGCCGCCCGTTCGACGTCAAGGATACCGAGATCGCGGGCGAATTGCGCGCTTCCTATAACGATCAGGCACGGGCGTTCGACCCGGCGGGCAATCTGCTGCTGACCAAGCGCTGGGACACGCCGATCGGGGAGGTCGGCGCGCTGATCAACGTCAGCTATGTCCGCACCACCTATCGCAACGCCGATCGCTATGCCGACTCCGCGATCATCTCGCCGCGCGGCTTCGGGGCGAACGATGCCGCCGACGACCTGACCGTGACCACGCCGGGCGTGGGCATGGATTTCCGCTTTCCGGCCAATGCGGGCAATTTCTATGAAAAGGGCGTGCGCCATCGCCCGGCAGTCAACGGCACGATCCAGTGGCGTCCGACCTCCGATCTCGAAGTCTTCGCCGAGGGGCTGTGGCAGGCCTATCGCGGCCAGGTGCTGCGCGATGCGTTCAACGTCAATTTCGAACGCCGCGATGCGAACGGCGTCGCGCCGACGTTGAGCAATGTCGTGCTGGTGCCGGGCGAGCCGGACAAGGCGGCCAGCTTCACCAAGACCGGCGGCTATGTCCCCGAATTCTATCGTTCGACCCAGAATGACCGCACCGATACGTGGCAGGCGGCGGCGGGTTTCAAATGGACCACCGGCCGCGCGACGCTGTCGGGCGACTTCGCCTATACCAACAGCAAATATCAGGCGTCGGAATATAGCCTCGACGCCCAGCTCGCCAGCGCGCCCACCATCAATGTCGATTGGGACGTGCGCGGATCGGCGGTGTTCGATCTGGGCGGCTATGCCATCGACAATCCGGCCAATAGCCGTTGGCGCGGCTATTATCAGCGCGACTTGGTGACCAAGGGCGATGGCGTCCAGGGTCGCATCGACCTGGATCTCGAAACCGACTGGGGCTGGCTGCCGCGGCTGCAATTCGGTTTCCGCGCCAGCGATCGCAACGCCTATTCGCAGAACAACAATCGCTATGCCTATACCGCCGGGCTGAACATCCCGCTCGACAGCCTGCCGACGGGGGCGCTCGGGCTTATCACCGACGGGTTTCGCGACGATCCGCAACGCTTCAAGAACTGGCTCGCCCCCAGTCGCGATGCGATCCGCGACAATGCCGAGGCCCTGCGCCTGCTGGCGCTGCAATCGGTGCAGCGCGCGACCCTATTATTCCCCTCGGACAATGGCATTCGCGAGGCGGTGACCAAGTTCGCCACCGCCGAGATCCCGTTCGATCCGCTGGGCGGCTTCACCGCCAGCGAAGCAAGCTATGCGGCCTATGGCCAGGGGAAGTTCGACTACGACCTGGGCGGGGTACGGATCGACGGCACGGTCGGCGCGCGCATCGTCAACACCGACGGCACCTATCGCGGGTTCAGCCGGGTGCAGGCCGCCGACGGCACGGTCGGCATCGTCCCCAGCGTCACGCGCCAAAATTATGTCGATGTGCTGCCCTCCGCGATCGCGCGGATCCGCTTCTCGAACGAATGGCAGATACGGCTGGGCTATACCCAGACGCGGACCCGGCCGGGCTTCGGCCAGCTCAATCCGTCGATTAATATCACCCGCAACAGCCCCGGTCCCGACGGCACGCCGCCGGTGTTCGACGCCAGCGGTTCGGGCGGCAATCCCGATCTGCGGCCGCTGACGTCGAAGAATTACGATGCGTCGCTCGAATGGTATTTCTCGAAGAACGGATCGGCGTCGGTCGCCGCCTTCTATCGCGACCTGAACGGCTTCATCGGCTATTATACCCAGGTCGTGACCGATCCCATCTATGGCCGCGTTCAGCTCAACCGGCCGGAAAATGCCGGTGACGGGCGGATCAAGGGGATCGAGGCGTCGCTCCAGACCTTTTTCGACTTCCTGCCCGGTGCGCTGTCGGGCTTCGGCGTCCAGGGCAACGTGACCTATCTCGATGGCACCAATCAGTTGCCCCGCGTGCTGGGCGAGGGCGACCGACAGGTGGAGATTACCGGCCTGTCGAAATGGGCGTACAACCTGACGGCCTTTTACGAGAAGAGCGGCATCTCCGCGCGGCTGTCCTATAACTGGCGATCGCGCTACGTCACCAGCTACAACCGCAATATCAACGAAGACCAATATGCCGGTGAGCTGGTGCGGCCGGTCTCCCGACTCGATTTTTCGGCCAGCTACGACGCGTTTCGCAATATCTCCTTGGTCGCGAACGTCAGCAATATTCTGGCACAGCCGTTCAAGAACTATCGCTTCTACAACGAAACGCAGTTCTTTGGCCGCGATCTGCGGGTGGAGGGGCGCTATTTCAGCCTGGGTGTCCGCTTCAAGATGTAA
- a CDS encoding haloacid dehalogenase type II, producing MLRPKYITFDCYGTLIYFEMAPIARRLYADRIAAVDMGRFCDDFSAYRLDEVLGAWKPYRDVVEGSLRRTCAKWGIEYRDSDTADVYAAVPTWGPHPDVVEPLKRVAAEYPLVILSNSMVDLIPQNVRNLEAPFHAVYTAEEAQAYKPRMQAFEYMFDQLGCGPEDVLHVSSSFRYDLMTAYDMGITNKAFVNRGHEPLNSYYQVHEIPSIAGLPGLVGL from the coding sequence ATGCTTCGTCCAAAATATATCACCTTCGATTGTTATGGCACGCTGATCTATTTCGAGATGGCGCCGATCGCGCGGCGTCTCTACGCTGATCGGATCGCGGCGGTCGATATGGGCCGGTTCTGCGACGACTTTTCCGCCTATCGCCTCGACGAGGTGCTGGGTGCGTGGAAGCCCTATCGCGACGTCGTGGAAGGATCGCTGCGCCGCACCTGCGCGAAGTGGGGCATCGAATATCGCGATAGCGACACGGCCGACGTCTATGCCGCCGTCCCGACCTGGGGGCCGCACCCGGACGTGGTAGAGCCGCTGAAGCGCGTCGCGGCGGAATATCCGCTGGTCATCCTGTCCAACTCGATGGTCGATCTCATCCCGCAGAACGTCCGCAACCTCGAGGCGCCGTTCCACGCGGTCTACACCGCCGAGGAGGCCCAGGCCTACAAACCCCGGATGCAGGCGTTCGAGTATATGTTCGATCAGCTGGGCTGCGGGCCGGAGGATGTGCTGCACGTCTCGTCCAGCTTCCGGTACGACCTGATGACCGCCTATGACATGGGTATTACGAACAAGGCCTTCGTCAATCGCGGGCACGAACCGCTGAACAGCTATTATCAGGTGCACGAGATTCCGAGCATCGCGGGCCTGCCGGGACTGGTGGGGCTGTGA
- a CDS encoding DUF1624 domain-containing protein — MASITTAGLAPDGTVSRPQSFNSVARTGARLVGIDALRGFVMVLMLLDHVREAFLLWVPIGDPVDALTVAPASFFSRMTSTLCAPIFVALTGLGAYLYGRKHSRAETSAFLFKRGALLVLLELTVVNFVWRAEFPPTILYLQVIWAIGLSMIVLSLLIRLPHAAIVATGVAIVAGHNLLSPITVPEESMFHTVWAFLHDRGTVSFGGLPVRFSYPLLPWIGVICLGWGIGPWFVGADALARQRRLAQTGALMLVGFVALRALNIYGDAPWFVVPGSPIRTVMSFLALTKYPPSLLYVMATLGVGSLLLALFDRVDDTRVIGWLAVFGGAPMFFYLLHLYVLRMMYLGAVAIWGTNHETVFGFPSIPWIWLMWIALIVPLYFPTRWFSNLKKRRKDLGWLKYF; from the coding sequence ATGGCAAGCATCACGACAGCGGGCCTTGCACCCGATGGGACCGTGTCCCGGCCCCAGTCTTTCAACAGCGTAGCGCGGACGGGCGCGCGGTTGGTCGGCATCGACGCGCTGCGCGGCTTCGTCATGGTGCTGATGCTGCTCGACCATGTCCGCGAGGCGTTCCTGCTATGGGTGCCGATCGGCGACCCGGTCGACGCGCTGACCGTCGCGCCTGCATCCTTCTTCAGCCGGATGACCAGCACCCTGTGCGCGCCGATCTTCGTCGCGCTGACCGGACTGGGTGCCTATCTCTATGGCCGGAAGCACAGCCGTGCAGAGACGAGCGCATTCCTGTTCAAGCGCGGCGCGTTGCTCGTCCTGCTCGAACTGACCGTCGTCAATTTCGTTTGGCGTGCCGAATTTCCACCGACGATCCTCTATCTTCAGGTCATTTGGGCGATCGGGTTGAGCATGATCGTGCTCTCGCTGCTGATCCGCCTGCCGCACGCCGCCATCGTCGCGACCGGAGTGGCCATCGTCGCCGGGCATAATCTGCTGAGCCCGATCACCGTGCCCGAGGAGAGCATGTTCCACACCGTCTGGGCGTTTCTGCACGATCGCGGGACGGTAAGCTTCGGCGGCCTCCCGGTTCGGTTCAGCTATCCGCTGCTGCCGTGGATCGGCGTGATCTGCCTGGGCTGGGGGATCGGGCCGTGGTTCGTCGGTGCCGACGCCCTGGCACGGCAGCGGCGGCTGGCGCAGACCGGCGCGCTGATGCTGGTCGGGTTCGTCGCGTTGCGGGCGCTCAACATCTATGGCGACGCCCCCTGGTTCGTGGTGCCCGGCTCGCCGATCCGCACCGTCATGAGCTTCCTGGCGCTCACCAAATATCCGCCCTCGCTGCTGTACGTGATGGCGACGCTGGGCGTCGGGTCGCTTCTGCTGGCGCTGTTCGACCGGGTGGACGACACACGGGTGATCGGCTGGCTGGCGGTGTTCGGCGGTGCGCCCATGTTCTTCTATCTCCTCCACCTGTATGTCCTGCGCATGATGTACCTGGGCGCGGTCGCGATCTGGGGCACCAATCACGAAACGGTCTTCGGCTTTCCGTCTATCCCGTGGATCTGGCTGATGTGGATCGCGCTGATCGTGCCGCTCTACTTCCCGACGCGCTGGTTCTCGAACCTGAAGAAGCGCCGCAAGGACCTTGGCTGGCTGAAATATTTCTGA
- a CDS encoding glycoside hydrolase family 32 protein: MASIFSRRQTLGFITTLPMLSACGGSGDGGGGSASATGLAPAPTPTPSPTQSPTPAAVGGRPHYHIAAPDGGWINDPQRPVRIGDSWTMWALYNPTWPNGGTEWRRWTSTDLVNWTDRGVSIPRRTTAFGDVWSGSAVIDTDDTAGFGAGTLIALATMPADNAAGQNQSTALWYSRDGGASFAFHAIVHPNFPGNKPFRDPTVFWHAPTSRWVMTLSEEGKIGFYTSPDLKQWSYASGFVSTLVGGVMECSHLFPLHLYDANGATGVDKWVLLVGGDGTGSGFTGGSYYWVGSFDGTGFTADSATGRWLDGGADYYAAMVWQDPRAADPRAAAWTMGWMNNWAYANQLPATAGYRGQLSIVRQIRLQRNSDGTPSLRMTPIAAQNNAFQSVMLGTDQTIAEGRDYVWPTDAGMIAGRIDLTLTRVGADWPGGAWLSVRGGQGYFTQIGFELNKSHVFVKRDTSGPYPPDHGAWRETRSVRCEAADGKVRVSIFLDAGSIEVFINDGDSVLSELINAPWDATGLNLNASGGSVRVSEVRVLAGG, from the coding sequence ATGGCATCGATATTTTCGCGTCGTCAGACGCTCGGCTTCATCACGACCCTGCCCATGCTGTCCGCCTGTGGCGGATCGGGCGACGGGGGAGGGGGCAGCGCCTCGGCCACCGGACTCGCTCCGGCCCCGACGCCGACCCCCAGCCCGACCCAAAGCCCGACCCCGGCGGCGGTCGGCGGCCGTCCGCATTATCATATCGCCGCGCCCGATGGCGGCTGGATCAACGATCCGCAGCGTCCGGTGCGGATCGGCGACAGCTGGACGATGTGGGCGCTCTACAATCCCACATGGCCGAATGGCGGCACCGAATGGCGCCGCTGGACCTCGACCGATCTCGTCAACTGGACCGATCGCGGCGTGTCGATTCCACGTCGGACGACGGCGTTCGGCGATGTGTGGAGCGGCAGCGCGGTGATCGACACCGACGACACCGCCGGTTTCGGGGCGGGTACGCTGATCGCGCTGGCGACCATGCCCGCCGACAATGCCGCCGGACAGAACCAGTCGACCGCGCTGTGGTATTCGCGCGACGGCGGGGCGAGCTTCGCCTTCCACGCGATCGTCCATCCCAATTTTCCGGGCAACAAGCCGTTCCGCGACCCGACCGTGTTCTGGCACGCACCCACGTCGCGTTGGGTGATGACCTTGTCTGAAGAGGGCAAGATCGGGTTCTACACCTCTCCGGACCTGAAACAGTGGAGCTATGCCAGCGGCTTTGTCTCCACCTTGGTCGGCGGGGTGATGGAATGTTCGCACCTTTTCCCGCTGCACCTCTACGACGCGAACGGGGCCACGGGCGTCGACAAATGGGTGTTGCTGGTCGGCGGCGACGGGACGGGCAGCGGCTTTACCGGCGGCAGCTACTATTGGGTGGGCAGCTTCGACGGGACCGGCTTCACCGCCGACAGCGCGACCGGCCGCTGGCTCGATGGCGGGGCCGATTATTATGCCGCTATGGTGTGGCAGGACCCGCGAGCGGCCGATCCGCGTGCCGCGGCGTGGACGATGGGCTGGATGAACAATTGGGCCTATGCCAATCAACTGCCCGCCACCGCTGGCTATCGCGGACAGTTGAGTATCGTCCGCCAGATCCGCCTGCAGCGAAACTCCGACGGCACGCCCAGCCTGCGCATGACGCCGATCGCAGCCCAGAATAATGCGTTCCAGAGCGTGATGCTTGGAACGGATCAGACCATCGCCGAGGGACGCGACTATGTCTGGCCCACCGATGCCGGAATGATCGCCGGGCGGATCGACCTGACGCTCACCCGCGTCGGTGCCGACTGGCCGGGCGGGGCATGGCTGTCGGTGCGCGGCGGCCAAGGTTACTTCACCCAGATCGGCTTCGAACTGAACAAAAGCCATGTATTTGTGAAACGGGACACCAGTGGTCCTTACCCGCCCGACCATGGTGCATGGCGCGAGACTCGCAGCGTACGGTGCGAAGCCGCTGACGGAAAGGTGAGGGTCAGCATCTTCCTCGATGCCGGTTCGATCGAGGTGTTCATCAACGATGGTGACAGCGTCCTTTCCGAACTCATCAATGCGCCATGGGATGCGACCGGCTTGAACCTCAACGCAAGCGGTGGTTCGGTTCGAGTATCGGAGGTTCGGGTTCTCGCGGGGGGCTAG
- a CDS encoding FAD-binding oxidoreductase, whose protein sequence is MPAPLTLVDSSPALPDMADVVVIGGGIVGCFTAYYLAKRGWKVALVEKGRVGGEQSSRNWGWCRQQNRDARELPMATKSLDLWEQFAADTGEATGFSRCGLLYLSDNEAEIEGWARWRDFARTAGVTTHMLSSAEASERGRFSNKPWKGGVFSPTDGTADPSRAAPAAARALMALGGTVHQNCAVRGLETEGGRLSAVVTERGTIRTRIAVLSAGAWASSFCNQYGIRFPQATIRQTVMAVGPGEDIFPAAMHSEYISMTRRGDGGYTLSISGSGKVDPTPQFLRFSTQFLPMFLRRWRKLSPGGLEGVRSGHERVVRWRLDRPTPMEAMRILDPKPDRAAVARTHARALALMPRLSERVVTGAWAGYVDSTPDGVPGIGEVDELPGLILAAGFSGHGFGIGPGAGHLIADIVSGGAPIVDPKPYHPNRFRDSAWGKVAEF, encoded by the coding sequence ATGCCCGCACCGTTGACCCTTGTAGATTCAAGCCCCGCCCTGCCCGACATGGCCGATGTCGTCGTGATCGGCGGCGGTATCGTCGGCTGCTTCACCGCCTATTATCTGGCAAAGCGCGGATGGAAGGTCGCGCTGGTCGAAAAGGGCCGCGTCGGTGGCGAGCAGTCCAGCCGCAACTGGGGCTGGTGCCGCCAGCAGAACCGCGATGCGCGCGAACTGCCTATGGCAACCAAGTCGCTCGACCTGTGGGAACAATTTGCTGCCGACACCGGCGAGGCAACCGGGTTCAGCCGTTGTGGGCTGCTCTATCTCAGCGACAATGAAGCCGAGATCGAGGGCTGGGCACGCTGGCGCGATTTCGCCCGGACGGCGGGAGTCACCACCCACATGCTCTCGTCGGCCGAGGCCAGCGAGCGCGGGCGGTTCAGCAACAAGCCGTGGAAGGGTGGCGTCTTCTCCCCGACCGACGGCACCGCCGATCCGTCGCGGGCCGCGCCCGCCGCCGCCCGCGCGCTGATGGCGCTGGGTGGAACGGTGCATCAGAATTGCGCCGTGCGTGGGCTGGAAACCGAAGGCGGGCGCCTTTCCGCCGTGGTCACCGAACGGGGTACGATCCGCACCCGCATCGCGGTGCTGTCGGCGGGCGCCTGGGCTTCGTCCTTCTGCAATCAATATGGCATCCGCTTTCCGCAGGCCACGATCCGCCAGACGGTCATGGCGGTCGGGCCGGGCGAAGACATCTTCCCGGCCGCGATGCACAGCGAGTATATCTCCATGACCCGGCGCGGCGATGGCGGCTATACGCTGTCGATCAGTGGCAGCGGCAAGGTCGATCCCACCCCGCAATTCCTGCGCTTTTCGACCCAGTTCCTGCCGATGTTCCTGCGTCGCTGGCGCAAACTGTCGCCCGGCGGGCTGGAGGGGGTGCGGTCGGGCCATGAGCGGGTCGTGCGCTGGCGGCTCGACCGGCCGACACCGATGGAGGCGATGCGGATCCTCGATCCCAAGCCCGACCGCGCGGCCGTCGCGCGCACCCATGCCCGCGCGCTCGCGCTGATGCCGCGCCTGTCGGAACGCGTCGTGACCGGGGCCTGGGCGGGCTATGTCGACAGCACCCCAGACGGTGTGCCCGGCATCGGCGAAGTGGACGAACTGCCCGGCCTGATCCTGGCGGCCGGCTTTAGCGGGCATGGCTTCGGCATCGGGCCTGGGGCTGGCCATCTGATCGCCGATATCGTCAGCGGCGGCGCACCCATCGTCGACCCCAAACCCTATCATCCAAACCGCTTTCGCGACTCCGCCTGGGGCAAGGTCGCGGAATTCTAG
- a CDS encoding cupin domain-containing protein, with amino-acid sequence MATDVRSFIDLRAFAASAEAPATGDYRTARTALPLVEGPCQLDLLALDGGAGSEAGLPGDEFVIVLAGSIRLGQVVLEADGCAVIPSGVAFDWAASPGTRVLAMRYATDTPAADRIVPIDESAELTPSDPPLAELLVGPTPSCRNHTDYRSSDGVFICGTWDSTPYHRTAMRYRHHELMHLLEGSVTFEDETGASRTFAKGDIFLLEHAAQCLWDSREHVKKVYAIWRPMVA; translated from the coding sequence GTGGCGACCGATGTCCGGTCGTTCATAGATCTGCGCGCCTTTGCCGCATCGGCCGAAGCGCCCGCCACGGGGGACTATCGCACCGCCCGCACCGCGTTGCCGCTGGTCGAGGGGCCGTGCCAGCTCGACCTGCTCGCGCTCGATGGCGGGGCGGGGTCGGAGGCGGGCCTCCCCGGCGACGAGTTCGTCATCGTGCTGGCGGGTTCGATCCGGTTGGGGCAAGTGGTGCTGGAGGCGGATGGCTGTGCGGTCATCCCCAGCGGCGTGGCCTTTGACTGGGCGGCGTCGCCCGGCACGCGCGTACTCGCTATGCGCTATGCGACCGACACGCCCGCCGCCGACCGCATCGTGCCGATCGACGAAAGCGCCGAGCTGACGCCTTCCGATCCACCGCTCGCCGAGCTGCTGGTCGGGCCGACGCCGTCGTGCCGCAACCATACCGATTATCGGTCGAGCGATGGCGTATTCATCTGCGGCACCTGGGACTCGACGCCCTATCACCGCACCGCGATGCGCTATCGCCATCACGAGCTGATGCACCTGCTCGAGGGGAGCGTGACGTTCGAGGACGAGACGGGGGCCAGCCGCACCTTCGCCAAGGGCGACATCTTCCTGCTGGAACATGCTGCGCAATGTCTGTGGGACAGCCGGGAGCATGTGAAAAAGGTCTATGCAATCTGGCGGCCGATGGTCGCCTGA